In a genomic window of Leisingera caerulea DSM 24564:
- the dprA gene encoding DNA-processing protein DprA: MTEEAHSSTHPPLPPTTEDTQFSWLRLLRSKRVGPVTFHRLLAEYGSAQNALEALPEVARSAGIKGYETCPAKAVDAEIKAAKAAKARLLCFPDPDYPKLLTGLKDAPPLLWAIGDLSVLDRPMIAIVGARNASSLGLRMARSLAQNLGEAGYTVISGMARGIDTAAHQAALQTGTLAVLAGGADVIYPAENARLAEDICETGLRLSEQPMGLTPQARDFPKRNRIIAGMARAVVVVEAAAKSGTLITAQDALDYGREVLAVPGHPFDARSSGCNRLIRDGALLVRDAADVLAALPPCGPPPPDPAGNSLQEALADLPPPPPQRRSLAQTHALHQQILGRLGPSPTSETELLRDLSLPPHELAPALTDLELEGAIRRQPGGLLSKAFPEDGD, from the coding sequence ATGACTGAAGAAGCACATTCTTCCACTCACCCCCCACTCCCACCCACCACGGAAGATACTCAGTTTTCATGGCTTCGTCTGTTGCGCTCCAAGCGGGTCGGCCCGGTGACCTTTCACCGGCTGCTCGCTGAATACGGTTCAGCGCAGAACGCGCTGGAAGCGCTGCCCGAAGTGGCACGCTCCGCAGGCATCAAGGGGTATGAAACATGCCCTGCCAAAGCGGTGGACGCCGAAATTAAGGCCGCAAAAGCCGCCAAAGCGCGGCTTTTGTGCTTTCCGGATCCCGACTATCCCAAACTCCTGACCGGACTGAAGGACGCCCCGCCCCTGTTGTGGGCCATTGGCGATCTTTCGGTTCTGGACCGTCCGATGATTGCCATAGTCGGGGCGCGGAACGCGTCCTCGCTTGGGCTGCGCATGGCCCGGTCGCTGGCGCAGAATCTGGGTGAAGCTGGGTATACTGTGATCTCCGGCATGGCCCGCGGCATTGATACCGCCGCGCATCAGGCGGCGCTGCAAACCGGCACACTCGCAGTGCTGGCAGGCGGCGCCGATGTGATTTACCCCGCGGAAAACGCGCGGCTGGCCGAGGATATCTGCGAAACCGGCCTGCGGCTGTCGGAACAGCCGATGGGCCTCACTCCGCAGGCCCGCGACTTTCCCAAGCGCAACCGGATCATCGCCGGCATGGCCCGCGCCGTGGTGGTGGTGGAGGCGGCGGCGAAGTCCGGCACCCTGATCACCGCCCAGGATGCGCTGGATTACGGGCGCGAGGTGCTGGCCGTGCCGGGCCACCCGTTTGATGCCCGCAGCTCCGGCTGCAACCGGCTGATCCGCGACGGCGCCCTGCTGGTCCGCGATGCTGCCGATGTGCTGGCGGCTCTGCCGCCATGCGGCCCGCCCCCGCCCGATCCGGCCGGAAACAGCCTGCAAGAGGCACTGGCAGACCTGCCCCCGCCGCCGCCCCAGCGGCGCAGCCTGGCGCAGACCCACGCCCTGCACCAGCAGATCCTCGGCAGGCTGGGCCCCTCCCCCACCTCCGAGACCGAGCTGCTGCGCGACTTGTCCCTGCCGCCGCATGAGCTGGCGCCGGCGCTGACGGATCTGGAGCTTGAAGGCGCGATCCGCCGCCAGCCGGGCGGACTGCTGTCCAAGGCGTTTCCGGAGGACGGCGATTGA
- the tldD gene encoding metalloprotease TldD — MENPAFRPFETALPEDEALATLRDALSGAEDGEIFAERRKSEALSFDDGRLRSASYDASEGFGLRAVNGDVAGYAHSTDVSIASLKRAAETAKLAVGEGGGTYSDAPQATNKKLYTDADPISAMPFPVKVETLREIDAYARDLDQRVVQVSASLAASLQEVEILRADGARVRDTRPMARVNVSVIVEKDGRRESGSAGGGGRLGLDGLVDPQHWQAQVQEALRIALVNLDAVPAPAGEMDVVLGPGWPGILLHEAIGHGLEGDFNRKGSSAFAGLMGQQIAAKGVTVLDDGTIPDRRGSITVDDEGTPSQKTTLIEDGVLVGFMQDRQNARLMGVSPTGNGRRQSYAHAPMPRMTNTYMLGGNSDPGDLVAGIKDGIWAVGFGGGQVDITNGKFVFSCTEAYRVKDGKVGAPVKGATLIGDGATALKQIRGLGNDMALDPGMGNCGKAGQWVPVGVGQPSVLMGGLTVGGSAA; from the coding sequence ATGGAAAACCCAGCCTTCCGCCCCTTTGAAACCGCGCTTCCGGAGGATGAGGCGCTGGCGACGCTGCGCGATGCGCTGAGTGGCGCGGAGGATGGCGAGATCTTTGCCGAGCGCCGCAAGTCGGAGGCCCTGTCCTTTGACGACGGGCGGCTGCGCAGCGCCAGCTACGATGCGTCCGAGGGCTTTGGTTTGCGGGCGGTAAACGGCGATGTGGCCGGATACGCGCATTCCACCGATGTCTCCATCGCGTCGCTGAAGCGGGCGGCAGAGACGGCCAAACTGGCCGTTGGCGAGGGCGGCGGCACCTACTCGGACGCGCCGCAGGCGACCAACAAAAAGCTGTACACCGATGCCGATCCGATCAGCGCCATGCCGTTCCCGGTGAAGGTGGAGACGCTGCGCGAAATTGATGCCTATGCACGTGATCTGGATCAACGCGTGGTTCAGGTTTCCGCGTCCCTGGCTGCCTCGCTGCAAGAGGTGGAGATCCTGCGCGCGGACGGTGCGCGGGTGCGCGACACCCGCCCGATGGCGCGGGTCAATGTGTCGGTGATCGTGGAAAAGGACGGCCGCCGCGAAAGCGGCTCGGCCGGCGGCGGCGGGCGTCTGGGCCTTGATGGGCTGGTCGACCCCCAGCACTGGCAGGCCCAGGTGCAGGAGGCGCTGCGCATCGCCCTGGTCAACCTGGACGCGGTCCCCGCCCCGGCTGGCGAAATGGACGTGGTGCTCGGCCCCGGCTGGCCCGGCATCCTGCTGCACGAGGCGATCGGGCACGGGCTGGAAGGCGATTTCAACCGCAAGGGGTCGTCTGCCTTTGCCGGCCTGATGGGCCAGCAGATTGCTGCAAAAGGGGTGACGGTGCTGGACGACGGCACCATCCCGGACCGGCGCGGCTCTATCACTGTGGATGACGAGGGCACGCCAAGCCAGAAAACCACGCTGATCGAGGACGGCGTGCTGGTCGGCTTCATGCAGGACCGCCAGAACGCCCGCCTGATGGGCGTCTCCCCCACCGGCAACGGGCGGCGCCAAAGCTATGCCCACGCGCCGATGCCGCGGATGACCAATACTTATATGCTGGGCGGCAATTCCGATCCCGGCGATCTGGTGGCAGGCATCAAGGACGGTATCTGGGCCGTGGGCTTTGGCGGCGGCCAGGTGGATATCACCAACGGCAAGTTCGTGTTCTCCTGCACCGAGGCCTACCGGGTGAAGGACGGCAAGGTCGGCGCGCCGGTTAAGGGCGCCACGCTGATCGGTGACGGCGCAACCGCGCTGAAACAGATTCGCGGCCTTGGCAACGACATGGCGCTGGACCCTGGCATGGGCAATTGCGGCAAGGCAGGCCAATGGGTTCCGGTGGGCGTCGGCCAGCCCTCGGTGCTGATGGGCGGGCTGACCGTTGGCGGCTCGGCGGCCTGA
- the coxB gene encoding cytochrome c oxidase subunit II produces the protein MKNALMLSGLFAGLSSLPAMAQEGLETIGKPVDGGLNFQPAATSLAEGLQRLDYMILVIITVICVFVAGLLLWAILRFNRRANPTPAKFTHHTPIEIAWTVVPILVLVFIGSFSLPQLFAQQEIPEGDINIKVTGYQWYWGYEYTDHEFGFESFLLPKDQLAANGYAEDEYLLATDTAVVVPSGKTIVMNVTAADVIHSWTIPAFGVKQDGVPGRLAQLWFKVDEGKEGIYFGQCSELCGKDHAYMPITVKVVTQEEYDAWLEGAKEEYAGIPQAYQVASN, from the coding sequence ATGAAAAACGCTTTGATGCTTTCGGGCCTTTTTGCCGGCCTTTCGAGCCTTCCAGCAATGGCGCAAGAAGGCCTGGAAACCATTGGTAAGCCGGTTGACGGCGGGCTGAACTTTCAGCCGGCGGCGACCTCGCTGGCAGAAGGCCTGCAGCGCCTGGACTACATGATCCTGGTGATCATCACCGTCATCTGCGTGTTCGTCGCGGGCCTGCTGCTGTGGGCGATCCTGCGGTTCAACCGCCGCGCCAACCCGACCCCGGCCAAGTTCACCCACCATACCCCGATCGAGATCGCCTGGACCGTGGTGCCGATCCTGGTGCTGGTGTTCATCGGTTCTTTCTCGCTGCCGCAGCTGTTTGCCCAGCAGGAGATCCCCGAGGGCGACATCAACATCAAGGTGACCGGCTACCAGTGGTACTGGGGCTATGAGTACACCGACCACGAGTTCGGCTTCGAAAGCTTCCTGCTGCCCAAGGACCAGCTGGCCGCAAACGGCTATGCCGAGGACGAGTACCTGCTTGCCACCGACACCGCCGTTGTCGTGCCCTCGGGCAAGACCATCGTGATGAACGTGACCGCGGCGGACGTGATCCACTCCTGGACCATCCCGGCCTTCGGCGTGAAGCAGGACGGCGTTCCGGGCCGCCTGGCACAGCTGTGGTTCAAGGTCGACGAAGGCAAGGAAGGCATCTACTTCGGCCAGTGCTCCGAGCTGTGCGGCAAGGACCACGCCTACATGCCGATCACCGTCAAGGTCGTGACCCAGGAAGAGTATGACGCCTGGCTGGAAGGCGCCAAGGAAGAGTACGCGGGCATCCCGCAGGCCTACCAGGTCGCTTCCAACTGA
- the cyoE gene encoding heme o synthase: protein MSDASINASRAYEDEASFGDYFALLKPRVMSLVVFTALVGLLAAPAGVHPVIGFSAILFIAIGGGASGALNMWWDADIDKVMKRTKSRPIPAGKVEPGEALALGLALSGLSVIMLALAANVFAGAFLAFTIFFYVVVYTMWLKRATPQNIVIGGAAGAFPPVIGWIAATGTMSVEPWLMFLLTFMWTPPHFWALALFMRSDYDDAGVPMLTVTHGRRATRVHILVYTVLLALLAVGTAFSGIGGPLYLAAALVMNALFLHGAWKISRRDEDDSEADNFKVERSFFKLSLLYLFLHFGAILAEALLKPYGLGGW from the coding sequence ATGAGCGACGCAAGCATCAACGCAAGCCGGGCATATGAGGACGAGGCCAGCTTTGGCGACTATTTCGCCCTGCTGAAACCCCGTGTCATGTCGCTGGTGGTGTTCACCGCTCTGGTCGGGCTGCTGGCCGCGCCTGCCGGCGTGCATCCTGTAATCGGCTTCAGCGCCATCCTGTTCATCGCCATCGGCGGTGGCGCCTCCGGCGCGCTGAACATGTGGTGGGATGCGGACATCGACAAGGTAATGAAACGCACCAAGTCCCGCCCGATTCCGGCCGGCAAGGTCGAGCCGGGCGAGGCGCTGGCGCTGGGTCTGGCGCTGTCGGGCCTGTCGGTGATCATGCTGGCGCTGGCGGCCAATGTCTTTGCCGGTGCGTTTCTGGCCTTCACCATCTTCTTTTACGTGGTGGTCTACACCATGTGGCTGAAGCGCGCGACGCCGCAGAACATCGTGATCGGCGGCGCAGCGGGGGCCTTCCCGCCGGTGATCGGCTGGATCGCCGCCACCGGCACCATGTCGGTTGAGCCCTGGCTGATGTTCCTGCTGACCTTCATGTGGACGCCGCCGCATTTCTGGGCGCTGGCGCTGTTCATGCGCTCCGATTATGACGACGCAGGCGTGCCGATGCTGACCGTGACCCACGGCCGCCGCGCCACCCGCGTGCATATCCTGGTTTACACCGTGCTGCTGGCGCTGCTGGCCGTTGGCACCGCATTCTCCGGCATCGGCGGGCCGCTGTACCTGGCCGCAGCGCTGGTGATGAACGCGCTGTTCCTGCATGGCGCCTGGAAGATTTCCCGCCGCGACGAGGACGATTCCGAAGCAGACAATTTCAAGGTGGAGCGCAGCTTCTTCAAACTGTCGCTGCTCTACCTGTTTCTGCACTTCGGCGCGATCCTGGCCGAGGCGCTGCTGAAGCCCTACGGGCTGGGAGGCTGGTAA
- a CDS encoding cytochrome c oxidase assembly protein yields MALQGPRKTVLQLVGVVVLMGGLSWASVPFYDWFCRVTGFGGVTGVASAGSDTILDQTIKVRFDGSKQRGMPWEFKPVQREMEVRLGETGLAFYEAYNPTDRPVAGQASYNVTPYQAGGFFSKIDCFCFTEQVLQPGERVQMPVTFYVDPEIIDDRDAKYVHTITLSYTFHEIDLPEGYAALETGDNTGAGSTTN; encoded by the coding sequence ATGGCGCTGCAAGGTCCCCGGAAAACCGTTCTCCAGCTTGTGGGCGTGGTTGTCCTGATGGGCGGCCTGTCCTGGGCGTCGGTGCCGTTTTACGACTGGTTCTGCCGGGTCACCGGCTTTGGCGGCGTCACCGGCGTGGCCAGCGCCGGTTCGGACACAATTCTGGACCAGACCATCAAGGTGCGTTTCGACGGATCCAAGCAGCGCGGAATGCCGTGGGAGTTCAAGCCGGTCCAGCGCGAGATGGAAGTCCGCCTCGGCGAAACCGGCCTGGCGTTCTATGAGGCGTACAACCCGACCGACCGCCCGGTGGCGGGGCAGGCGTCCTACAATGTCACGCCCTATCAGGCCGGCGGGTTCTTTTCGAAAATCGACTGCTTCTGCTTTACTGAGCAGGTGCTTCAGCCGGGGGAGCGGGTGCAGATGCCCGTGACCTTCTATGTGGATCCCGAAATCATTGACGACCGGGATGCAAAATACGTGCATACGATCACGCTTTCGTACACGTTCCATGAAATCGATCTGCCCGAGGGCTATGCAGCGCTCGAAACCGGGGATAACACCGGGGCAGGCTCAACCACGAACTAG
- a CDS encoding cytochrome c oxidase subunit 3, protein MAHAKNHDYHILPPSIWPLAASVGTFVMLVGAVFWMKGITAWAFWIGFVAVLYSAFAWWSEVVAESRQGDHTPVVRIGLRYGFILFVMSEVMFFFAWFWSFFKHAMYPMETYIGTEYVAPEIYPVDPFHLPLINTLILLLSGCAVTWAHHALVHNNDRKALIQGLAIGIAFGVAFTFLQGYEYAHLLHEGWKFGGDEFYSNFFMATGFHGFHVIIGTIFLTVCLIRAMKGDFTPEQHVGFEAAAWYWHFVDVVWLFLFVAVYIWGTSGL, encoded by the coding sequence ATGGCGCACGCTAAAAATCACGATTATCACATTCTGCCGCCGTCGATCTGGCCGCTGGCCGCCTCTGTGGGCACTTTCGTCATGCTGGTTGGCGCAGTGTTCTGGATGAAGGGCATCACTGCCTGGGCCTTCTGGATCGGCTTCGTCGCGGTTCTGTACTCCGCCTTTGCCTGGTGGTCCGAAGTGGTGGCCGAAAGCCGCCAGGGCGACCACACCCCCGTCGTGCGCATCGGCCTGCGTTACGGCTTCATCCTGTTTGTGATGTCCGAGGTGATGTTCTTCTTCGCCTGGTTCTGGTCGTTCTTCAAACATGCCATGTACCCGATGGAGACTTACATCGGCACTGAATACGTGGCGCCGGAAATCTACCCGGTCGACCCGTTCCACCTGCCGCTGATCAACACCCTGATCCTGCTGCTGTCGGGCTGTGCCGTGACCTGGGCGCACCACGCGCTGGTTCACAACAACGACCGCAAGGCGCTGATCCAGGGCCTGGCCATCGGTATCGCCTTTGGCGTCGCCTTCACCTTCCTGCAGGGCTACGAATATGCGCACTTGCTGCACGAAGGCTGGAAGTTCGGCGGTGACGAGTTCTACTCGAACTTCTTCATGGCAACCGGTTTCCACGGCTTCCACGTGATCATCGGCACCATCTTCCTGACCGTCTGCCTGATCCGCGCGATGAAGGGCGACTTCACCCCGGAGCAGCACGTCGGCTTCGAGGCCGCTGCCTGGTACTGGCACTTCGTGGACGTTGTCTGGCTGTTCCTGTTCGTGGCTGTCTACATCTGGGGCACCTCCGGGCTGTAA
- a CDS encoding SURF1 family protein, whose product MRRVIFLLIISGAGLAVLIGLGTWQLQRKAWKEGILDTIEERIAGDAAAGLPAPLDPETDKYRPVRLQGVIGPQELHVLTSIKGVGPGYRVISPFGLEDGRRVLIDRGFVPVKDKQAARLTGPAVIEGNIHWPQETDSYTPAPDLAGNIWYARDADRMADHLGTEAVMIVLRANPEGEAALRPVPVSASGIPNDHLQYAITWFSLAFIWAAMTIYFLRRSRPNPKS is encoded by the coding sequence ATGCGGCGTGTCATCTTCCTGTTGATCATCAGCGGCGCGGGCCTGGCCGTGCTGATCGGGCTTGGAACCTGGCAGCTGCAGCGCAAGGCCTGGAAGGAAGGCATCCTCGACACTATCGAGGAACGCATCGCCGGTGATGCCGCCGCTGGTCTGCCCGCGCCGCTGGACCCTGAAACCGACAAATACCGCCCCGTGCGCCTGCAGGGTGTAATCGGCCCGCAGGAACTGCATGTCCTCACCTCGATCAAGGGCGTTGGCCCCGGCTACCGGGTGATCTCTCCGTTTGGCCTGGAGGACGGCCGCCGGGTTCTGATCGACCGCGGCTTTGTCCCGGTCAAGGACAAGCAGGCCGCGCGCCTGACCGGCCCGGCAGTCATCGAAGGCAACATTCACTGGCCGCAGGAAACCGACAGCTACACGCCGGCGCCCGATCTGGCCGGTAACATCTGGTATGCCAGGGACGCGGACCGCATGGCCGACCACCTCGGCACCGAAGCTGTGATGATCGTCCTGCGCGCCAATCCTGAGGGAGAGGCGGCCCTGCGCCCGGTGCCGGTTTCGGCATCCGGCATCCCCAATGACCACTTGCAATATGCGATCACCTGGTTTTCGCTGGCCTTTATCTGGGCGGCGATGACCATCTATTTTCTGCGGCGCAGCCGCCCCAACCCGAAGAGCTGA
- the thrC gene encoding threonine synthase — protein sequence MKYISTRGQAPELTFEDAMLTGLARDGGLYVPAEIPQMSHDEIAALAGLSYEETAFRVMRPFLGDCFTDEEFRAIIARAYESFGHAARAPLKQLAPNHFLLELFHGPTLAFKDFAMQLIGQLFQTALERRGDRVTIAGATSGDTGSAAMEAFRGLSNVDVFILYPHGRVSEVQRRQMTTPQDANVHALAVDGDFDDCQARVKDMFNDFDFRDSVKLAGVNSINIARVLAQVVYYFSSAVSLGAPQRKVSFTVPTGNFGDIFAGFIAKQMGLPIDQLVVATNQNDILHRCLSGQGYYKGETQPSISPSMDIQVSSNFERALFYAYGQDSKAVALLMDELKNGGFDVSQGAMQALAENYESGRTSEEETLATIKSELASSGELICPHGAVAVKVANEHRKADVPMITLATAHPAKFPAAVEDASGIHPPLPPRMADLYERPERVTRIANDLAALEDHIRKNIAN from the coding sequence ATGAAATATATCTCGACCCGGGGCCAAGCGCCCGAGCTGACCTTTGAAGACGCGATGCTGACGGGCCTGGCCCGCGACGGCGGGCTTTATGTGCCCGCGGAAATTCCGCAGATGTCCCACGACGAGATCGCGGCGCTGGCGGGGCTGTCTTACGAGGAAACCGCCTTTCGCGTCATGCGCCCGTTCCTTGGCGATTGCTTCACCGATGAGGAATTCCGCGCCATCATTGCCCGCGCCTACGAGAGCTTCGGTCACGCTGCCCGCGCACCGCTGAAGCAGCTGGCGCCGAACCATTTCCTGCTGGAGCTGTTCCACGGCCCGACGCTGGCGTTCAAGGACTTCGCGATGCAGCTGATCGGCCAGCTGTTCCAGACCGCGCTGGAGCGCCGGGGCGACCGGGTGACCATCGCAGGCGCCACCTCCGGCGATACCGGCTCGGCGGCGATGGAGGCCTTCCGGGGCCTGAGCAACGTGGATGTCTTCATCCTCTACCCGCATGGCCGCGTCTCTGAGGTGCAGCGCCGCCAGATGACCACGCCGCAGGACGCCAATGTCCATGCGCTGGCCGTCGATGGCGACTTTGATGACTGCCAGGCGCGCGTCAAGGATATGTTCAACGACTTCGATTTCCGCGACAGCGTGAAACTGGCCGGCGTGAACTCGATCAATATCGCCCGGGTGCTGGCGCAGGTGGTCTATTACTTCTCCTCCGCCGTCAGCCTTGGCGCGCCGCAGCGCAAGGTGAGCTTCACTGTGCCCACCGGCAACTTCGGCGACATCTTTGCAGGCTTCATCGCCAAGCAGATGGGCTTGCCGATTGACCAGCTGGTGGTCGCCACCAATCAGAACGACATCCTGCATCGCTGCCTGTCGGGGCAGGGCTACTACAAGGGCGAAACCCAGCCCTCGATCAGCCCTTCGATGGACATTCAGGTGTCTTCGAACTTCGAGCGCGCATTGTTCTATGCCTATGGCCAGGACAGCAAGGCAGTGGCCCTCTTGATGGATGAGCTGAAGAACGGCGGCTTTGATGTCTCCCAAGGCGCGATGCAGGCGCTGGCCGAGAATTATGAGTCCGGACGCACCTCCGAGGAAGAAACCCTCGCTACCATCAAGTCCGAGCTGGCCTCCTCGGGCGAGCTGATCTGCCCGCATGGCGCAGTGGCCGTGAAGGTCGCCAATGAGCACCGCAAGGCAGATGTGCCGATGATCACCCTGGCCACGGCGCACCCGGCGAAATTCCCGGCGGCCGTCGAAGACGCCAGCGGCATTCATCCGCCTCTTCCCCCGCGCATGGCGGACCTGTATGAGAGGCCGGAACGGGTGACCCGGATCGCCAACGATCTGGCTGCCCTCGAGGATCATATCAGAAAGAACATCGCGAATTGA
- a CDS encoding M16 family metallopeptidase produces MTVQQHTLANGFRIVSEHMPGLESAAVGIWVTAGGRHERLEQNGIAHFLEHMAFKGTKTRSALQIAEEIEDVGGYINAYTSREVTAYYARVLKDDVPLAVDVIGDILLNPVFDTREIEVERGVILQEIGQSLDTPDDVIFDWLQEESYRGQPLGRTILGPEERVRSFSRADLQGFVEEHYGPGQMILAAAGGVDHDALVKLADRLFGHMEAKTSLTAEGATFTGGEARQIKDLEQAHFALALEGPGYRDQSMYTAQIYASALGGGMSSRLFQEVREKRGLCYTIFSQAGSYADTGSMTVYAGTSGEQLAELAGITIDEMKRAADDMSDAEVERARAQMKAGMLMGLESPSNRAERLARLVQIWDKVPSLERTVERIDAVTTKDVRALAETMAVTAPAALALYGPVADAPALERLQERRAA; encoded by the coding sequence TTGACAGTTCAGCAGCACACACTCGCCAACGGGTTCCGCATCGTGTCCGAGCATATGCCGGGACTGGAATCCGCGGCGGTCGGGATCTGGGTCACTGCCGGCGGCCGCCACGAGCGGCTTGAGCAGAACGGCATTGCCCATTTCCTGGAGCACATGGCGTTTAAGGGAACCAAAACCCGTTCGGCCCTGCAGATCGCCGAGGAGATTGAGGATGTCGGCGGCTACATCAACGCCTACACCTCGCGCGAGGTGACGGCCTATTACGCCCGTGTGCTCAAGGACGACGTGCCGCTGGCAGTGGATGTGATCGGGGACATCCTGCTGAACCCGGTTTTTGACACGCGCGAGATCGAGGTCGAGCGCGGGGTGATCCTGCAAGAGATCGGCCAGTCGCTGGACACGCCGGATGATGTGATCTTTGACTGGCTGCAGGAAGAGAGCTACCGCGGCCAGCCTTTGGGCCGCACTATCTTGGGGCCGGAGGAGCGAGTCCGCAGTTTCTCCCGCGCCGATTTGCAGGGGTTTGTCGAGGAACACTACGGTCCTGGCCAGATGATCCTGGCGGCGGCCGGCGGTGTGGACCATGACGCCTTGGTTAAACTCGCTGACCGGCTGTTCGGCCACATGGAGGCCAAGACCAGTCTTACCGCGGAAGGCGCCACCTTCACCGGCGGCGAGGCGCGGCAGATCAAGGATCTTGAGCAGGCGCATTTTGCGCTGGCGCTTGAGGGGCCGGGCTACCGCGACCAGTCGATGTACACTGCGCAGATCTACGCCAGCGCGCTCGGCGGGGGCATGTCCTCGCGGCTGTTTCAGGAAGTGCGCGAAAAACGCGGCCTCTGCTACACCATCTTCTCCCAGGCGGGCTCATATGCCGATACCGGTTCAATGACGGTTTATGCCGGCACGTCCGGGGAGCAGCTGGCAGAGCTTGCGGGCATCACCATAGACGAGATGAAACGCGCTGCGGACGACATGAGCGACGCTGAAGTGGAACGCGCCCGCGCGCAGATGAAGGCAGGAATGCTGATGGGGCTGGAAAGCCCCTCTAACCGGGCGGAGCGGCTGGCGCGGCTGGTGCAGATCTGGGACAAGGTGCCGTCGCTGGAGCGCACTGTCGAACGGATCGACGCGGTGACCACCAAGGATGTGCGGGCGCTGGCCGAGACCATGGCCGTGACGGCCCCGGCGGCGCTGGCGCTTTATGGCCCGGTGGCGGACGCCCCGGCGCTTGAGAGGCTGCAGGAGAGGCGCGCTGCCTGA
- a CDS encoding GNAT family N-acetyltransferase, with protein sequence MLLSRRKVRIETERLTLRPPVHADFHGWAALRLQSQPYLTPWEPSWAADHLSRKSFTNRVYWARRSVASGSALPLFLIRRSDQVLVGAITLDNIRRGPAQAGTLGYWTGQPFARKGYMREAIGAVVHHAFTKLDLSRIEAACLPENQASRGLLEKSGFKYEGVAQSYLQINGRWRTHVLYAALRHDRRGKTLTGQA encoded by the coding sequence ATGCTGCTCAGCCGCCGCAAGGTCCGCATTGAAACCGAGCGCCTGACCCTCAGGCCGCCGGTGCATGCGGATTTTCACGGCTGGGCGGCGTTGAGGCTGCAAAGCCAGCCCTATCTGACACCTTGGGAGCCCAGCTGGGCGGCGGATCACCTCAGCCGCAAGAGCTTTACCAACCGGGTCTACTGGGCGCGCCGCTCGGTGGCCTCGGGCTCAGCCTTGCCGCTGTTCCTGATCCGCCGGTCGGACCAGGTTCTGGTCGGGGCGATCACGCTCGACAACATCCGCCGCGGCCCCGCCCAGGCCGGCACGCTGGGCTATTGGACGGGCCAGCCCTTTGCCCGCAAAGGCTACATGCGCGAGGCGATCGGCGCGGTGGTGCATCACGCGTTCACCAAGCTCGACCTTAGCCGGATCGAGGCCGCCTGCCTGCCGGAAAACCAGGCCTCCCGCGGGCTGCTGGAGAAATCCGGCTTCAAGTACGAAGGCGTTGCCCAGTCTTATCTGCAAATCAACGGCCGCTGGCGCACCCATGTGCTCTACGCCGCCCTGCGCCACGATCGGCGCGGCAAGACCCTGACTGGCCAAGCCTAG
- a CDS encoding MBL fold metallo-hydrolase — protein MRALCCLLWLILCASALHAQERRPSHCIALAQETPGLNYLHKASWQDPVAADSVLIRYIAHASFLLRTEGGLNVVTDFTGFTGAAPLIPDVVTMNHAHETHWTAHPDPAIPHVLQGWGPFGAGIDHHLDLGEMLIRNVSTDIRNMFGGVEERGNSIFVFEAAGLCIGHLGHLHHVPTPQQYAALGRLDVVMAAVDGGITLPLDQMLEVLGRLRSSVIIPMHWFSDYSLDRFLSQVGPEFDVVDDGSSTLTISLRSLPSRPTIHVLRPRYLVEDE, from the coding sequence ATGCGCGCGCTCTGCTGTCTCCTTTGGCTGATCCTCTGTGCCAGTGCCCTCCACGCTCAGGAGCGGCGGCCCAGCCACTGCATCGCGCTGGCGCAGGAAACACCCGGCCTGAATTATCTGCACAAAGCCAGCTGGCAGGACCCGGTTGCAGCGGACAGCGTGCTGATCCGCTATATAGCCCACGCCTCCTTTCTGCTGCGCACCGAAGGCGGGCTGAACGTGGTCACCGATTTTACCGGCTTCACCGGGGCTGCGCCGCTGATCCCTGATGTGGTCACTATGAACCACGCCCATGAAACCCATTGGACCGCGCATCCCGACCCCGCGATCCCGCATGTGCTGCAGGGCTGGGGGCCGTTCGGAGCAGGCATCGACCACCATCTGGACCTTGGCGAGATGCTGATCCGCAATGTCTCCACCGACATCCGCAACATGTTCGGCGGGGTGGAGGAGCGGGGCAACTCGATCTTTGTGTTCGAGGCCGCGGGGCTGTGCATCGGTCACTTGGGCCATCTGCACCATGTGCCGACGCCGCAACAATACGCTGCGCTGGGACGGCTGGACGTGGTGATGGCAGCAGTGGACGGCGGCATCACCCTGCCGCTTGATCAGATGCTGGAGGTGCTGGGGCGGCTGCGCTCCTCCGTGATCATCCCGATGCACTGGTTCAGCGACTACTCGCTGGACCGCTTTCTGTCTCAGGTAGGCCCGGAATTCGATGTGGTCGATGACGGCAGCAGCACGCTCACCATCTCGCTGCGCAGCCTGCCCAGCCGCCCGACCATCCATGTTCTGCGGCCCAGGTACCTGGTCGAGGATGAGTGA